One Sander vitreus isolate 19-12246 chromosome 22, sanVit1, whole genome shotgun sequence DNA segment encodes these proteins:
- the LOC144537260 gene encoding LOW QUALITY PROTEIN: patched domain-containing protein 3-like (The sequence of the model RefSeq protein was modified relative to this genomic sequence to represent the inferred CDS: inserted 1 base in 1 codon), with protein sequence MGCRRTDCLAKPLSGLFEKLGSLVGSCPFYFFVIPLMLSAALGGGFTFLKDREDNDFEQQFTPRKGPSKATRAFVRENFPFNDSMFSEDRLYDKGNFASLIAVSTNSSNILKNPDFAEILRLNNKILNITVDNGSLGFSELCVKANGECVSNILLEIISANATSIIFPVHRHRSSSVFLGSVLGGVITDANSSVISAQAVKLIYYLDNKDASKLWLRGFQKLLSDETDCKHIDVSYYTSKSRQDEIDSHTTDGIPLFLITYACAITLSVISCLRLDNVRNKVWVAVFGVLSSGLAIVSSFGLLLYIGVPFVITVANSPFLILGIGLNNMFIMVSDWQHTNVKDPVPKRMAHSYKEAIMSITITTLTDVFKFSIGVTSDFPSVQSFCLYTSVSIIFCYVYTITFFGAFLALNGRREASNRHWLTCMKIPSDNTGHHSEIYNICCVGGDYDKNTGAEKKKTIIFFKDYYGPFLIKPCVKGVVIFLYVVYLATSIYGCFQVGLQQGIELYDLAADNSPVTRFNLKDSQYFSDYGPSVMVMVGEEFQYWNKTKRHQLQGCIEDFKKLHFVDEHIYTSWLDAYLSYGQETHLNLDDKDVFLTNLXNFFDLFPFFKQDLNLTTDAIYASRFFIQTVDIANASMEIYMFTGLKTTAGRCRAASLLVYNPIFIFYDQHAVVVRSMIKNVGVITAAMLVVSLLLIPNPLCSLWVTCSIGSVTAGVTGFMALWDISLDSISMIIFSICIGFTVDCSAHVAYAFVSSKRTSRDDKVVDALSSLGYPILQGALSTILGVSVLAKSEFHTFRTFFQIFFLVMFIGVLHGLIFIPVILTLCTCRSDEDKSKDKILKISKL encoded by the exons ATGGGCTGCAGGCGCACAGACTGCCTGGCAAAGCCTCTGTCAGGCCTTTTTGAAAAACTTGGATCACTTGTAGGCTCctgtccattttatttttttgtaattcccCTCATGCTCTCAGCGGCGCTTGGCGGAGGCTTTACTTTTCTCAAAGACAGGGAGGACAATGACTTTGAGCAGCAGTTCACACCCAGGAAAGGACCCTCGAAGGCAACGAGAGCTTTTGTCAGGGAAAACTTCCCCTTCAATGACTCCATGTTTTCAGAGGACAGGTTGTACGACAAGGGCAACTTTGCATCCCTCATTGCTGTATCGACTAACAGCTCAAATATACTTAAAAATCCTGATTTTGCAGAAATCCTCAGGCTCAACAATAAGATCCTTAATATCACTGTGGACAATGGGAGCCTGGGATTCAGTGAGTTGTGTGTAAAAGCCAATGGAGAATGTGTCTCAAACATCCTCCTGGAAATTATTAGTGCTAATGCAACCAGCATCATCTTCCCCGTACACAGGCACAGATCCAGTTCAGTGTTTCTTGGCTCTGTGCTCGGCGGGGTCATCACAGATGCCAACAGCTCAGTCATAAGTGCTCAGGCTGTAAAACTCATCTACTACTTAGATAACAAGGACGCCTCAAAATTATGGCTAAGAGGATTTCAAAAACTCTTATCAGACGAGACGGACTGCAAACACATTGAC GTGTCTTACTACACCTCCAAATCCAGGCAGGATGAGATTGACAGTCACACCACAGATGGCATCCCTTTATTCCTCATCACTTATGCCTGTGCTATCACTCTCTCTGTGATATCCTGCCTGAG ATTGGACAATGTGAGGAACAAGGTGTGGGTGGCCGTTTTCGGCGTCTTATCCTCGGGTCTGGCTATTGTCTCGTCTTTTGGCTTGCTGCTTTACATCGGAGTGCCATTCGTTATAACAGTCGCAAACTCTCCTTTCCTGATACTTG GAATAGGTCTCAACAACATGTTCATAATGGTGTCCGACTGGCAGCACACCAACGTAAAAGACCCAGTGCCGAAGCGGATGGCTCACTCTTACAAAGAAGCAATCATGtccatcaccatcaccaccctGACCGACGTCTTCAAGTTCTCCATAGGCGTCACGTCCGACTTCCCATCAGTGCAGTCGTTCTGCCTGTACACCAGTGTCTCCATCATATTTTGTTACGTATACACAATCACCTTCTTTGGAGCCTTCTTGGCTCTAAATGGAAGGCGAGAAGCCAGCAACAGGCACTGGCTGACCTGCATGAAAATACCATCAGACAATACTGGTCATCATTCTGAGATATATAACATCTGCTGTGTGGGAGGTGACTATGATAAGAACACtggagcagagaaaaaaaaaacaattattttttttaaggattacTATGGCCCGTTTTTGATCAAACCCTGTGTCAAGGGTGTTGTAATCTTCCTTTATGTGGTGTATTTAGCTACGAGTATTTATGGATGTTTCCAGGTAGGCCTACAACAGGGGATTGAGCTCTATGATCTGGCAGCTGATAACTCCCCTGTTACGAGATTCAATTTGAAGGATAGTCAGTATTTTTCTGATTACGGTCCATCTGTGATGGTTATGGTAGGTGAGGAATTCCAATACTGGAATAAAACCAAGAGACACCAACTTCAGGGATGCATAGAGGACTTTAAAAAGCTCCACTTTGTAGATGAGCATATCTACACATCCTGGCTTGACGCTTATTTGTCATATGGACAGGAAACACATTTAAACCTTGATGATAAAGATGTTTTTCTTACAAATC ACaatttttttgatttatttccttttttcaaGCAAGATCTGAACCTAACTACTGATGCCATCTATGCATCCCGGTTCTTCATTCAGACTGTTGATATTGCCAATGCCAGCATGGAAATTTACATGTTTACAGGTCTTAAAACCACTGCTGGCAGATGCCGTGCAGCGTCTTTATTAGTCTATAACCCGATATTCATCTTCTACGACCAGCACGCCGTAGTAGTTAGAAGCATGATTAAAAACGTTGGCGTGATCACAGCTGCGATGTTGGTTGTCTCTCTCCTGCTGATTCCAAACCCCCTCTGCTCATTATGGGTGACTTGCTCGATTGGTTCAGTGACTGCGGGGGTGACTGGTTTCATGGCGCTATGGGACATCAGTCTTGATTCAATATCCATGATCATTTTTTCCATCTGCATCGGCTTCACAGTGGATTGCTCAGCTCACGTGGCTTACGCCTTCGTCTCAAGCAAGAGAACGAGTCGTGACGACAAGGTTGTGGATGCTCTCTCCAGTTTAGGCTACCCCATCCTTCAAGGAGCCCTGTCCACCATTTtaggtgtgtctgtgttggcTAAGTCTGAATTTCACACATTCAGAACATTTTTTCAGATCTTCTTTCTTGTCATGTTTATTGGCGTGCTTCACGGCCTCATTTTCATCCCAGTAATTCTGACACTATGTACATGCAGATCAGATGAAGACAAAAGTAAAGACAAGATTTTGAAAATCAGCAAACTATGA